GCCGACCTCCGCCCAGCGCACCCAGAGCGACGCGCGCAACATCTACGCCGCCACCGTGGTGCAGCCGGCGCCGCTGGGGCCGACCAAGATCGCCCAGGGCGGTTATCTGTTCAGTTGGGCGGTATCCAAAGGACTGCCGGCGCGCACGCAGCAGGAGGCAGTCAAATTCGCCAAATTCCTGACCAGCGACGCCCAGCAGCTGACCTTCGCCAAGGTGACCGGCGCGACATTTCCATCCACCCGGCAGGCGTTGGCGGACAGCTATTTCGTCAAGACTTCGGCCGGCGGCGGCGCGATAGAAAGCTCTCGCGTCGAAGGTGCCAAGGTGGCGCTCAATATCCGCACCCTGGTGCTGACCGGCGTGCCCAATGTCGCCGACCTGAAAAAGAACCTGGTCGACAACGTGGAGGCCGCCGTCACCGGCAAGAAAGACGCGCAGAAAGCGCTGGACGACGCCGCCGCCTTCTGGAACAGCCGGCTCAAATAGACCGTCCGCGCATGACTTTCCCTCTCGCCCCCTCTCCGAGTCTCCCGGGAGGGGCGCTTTTTTTCCGCTAGCCGAGCCAAACCGAGAGCATGACGTCGACCTCCACCCGCAATGCCTGGCTGTTCCTGTCGCCCGCCCTGCTGCTGATGGGCGCGTTCACCTTCTGGCCGCTGCTGTTCGGCAGCTACGTCGCCTTCACCCGCTACGATCTGGTCTCGCCGCCGCAATGGGCCGGCCTGGACAACTTCCGCTACCTGCTGGACGATCCGGTGTTCATCCAGGCGCTGGGCAATTCGCTGCGCTACCTGCTGGTGGTGCCGGCCATCCAGCTGGCCGGCATCGCGCTGGCGGTGCTGGTCAACCGCGCGCTGCCCGGCATCAAGTGGTTCCGCGCCGCCTTCTACCTGCCGGTGATCACCACGGTGTCGGTGGTGGGCATCATGTGGAACTGGATGTACGCCGATTACGGCGTGCTCAACGGCGCGATGCACTGGCTGGGCGCGCTGGCTCCGGAACGGGAAATCGGCTTCCTCAGCGATGAGGACTGGGCATTGTACTCGGTGATGTTCGTCACCTTCTGGCGCGGCATCGGCTATTACATGGTGCTGTATCTCGCCGGCCTGCAGGCGATTCCAGCCGAGATGCAGGAGGCCGCGCGGCTGGACGGCGCCGATGCCTGGCAGCGCTTCTGGCGCATCACCTTGCCCATGCTCAAGCCCACCATCCTGTTTTGCAGCCTGATCTCCACGCTGGACGCGATCAAGGCTTTCGAGGAGGTGCTGGTGATGACGCGCGGCGCGCCGATGAATTCCACCTACACCGCGCTCTACTACGCCTTCCATCAAGGCTTCAACCAGCTGGATTTCGGCCGCGGCAGCGCCGCCGGCCTGGTGTTGACCCTGGTCTGCCTGCTGCTGGCCTGGCTGAATTTCAAGCTGATCCGCGCCGATCACCGCTGAGGACGACATGACCGCCATCGCCCTGAACCGCGCCGCGCCGCGCACGCTGCTGCGCCGGCTGCCCGACTACCTGCTGCTGCTCGCGCTGTCCTTCGCCTGCGTTTATCCCTTTCTGTGGACGCTGGGCATCGCCGTCGGCAATGGCGAGCAGGTATTCGACTTCCCGCCGCCGTTGTGGCCGAAGGACGCCGGCTGGCGACACTTCGCCGCGGTGTGGGACGCCATCCCGCTGGGACGCTTTTTCTGGAATTCGCTGTGGATTTCCGGCCTGACCACGCTGGGCACGCTGGCCGTGTCGGCGCTGGCGGCGTTTCCGCTGGCCAAGCTGCGCTTCCGCGGCCGCCAACTGGTTTTCTACGCCATCATCGCCACCCTGCTCCTGCCCAGCGAGATCAATTTCATCAGCAACTACGTCACCATCAGCCGGCTGGGCCTGGACGACAGCAGGCTGGGGGTGGTGCTGCCGTCCATCGCCGGCGCTTTCGGCATCTACCTGATGAAGCACGCGTTCGAGGAGATTCCGGACGAGATCGTCGATGCCGCGCGGATGGACGGCGCCAGCGACTGGCAGGTGTTCTGGCGCATCTGCCTGCCGCTGTCGCGGCCCTACCTCGCCACGCTGGGCATCTTCACGCTGGTGTGGTCGTGGAACGTCTACGTCTGGCCCAGCGTGGTGCTGAAAACGCCGGATCTGTATCCGCTGTCGGTCGGCGTGCTCTACCTGAAGGGCGCGTTCGCCACCTCCACCCGCATGGTCGCCGCCGGCGCGGTGCTGACCATCCTGCCCGTGCTGACGGTGTTCGCGCTGTGCCAGCGCTATTTCATGCGCGGGATGGACGGGGCGGTGAAATAAGAGGCGCCGCGCGGAACGGCGTCTCGCATGCCCAGGCTCCGCCGTTGGCGCGGGCGGCCGAAGCCGCCCCAGTCCTCGCCCAATCCGCCCCCGGCTCGATAGCCTGAGGCTCGATAACGAGACCTGCGGGGCTAGAGGTCCATGCGTTTGCGGAACTGCCTCAGCGCGCCGATCAGAACCGCGACGCCGGGTATCGCCACGCAGAAAAACAGAGGGATGCCCGCGGCGCGCATCAAGAACCCGGCCAACACCGCCGCCGCGGCATAGATGGGAAGAATCAGCCACTCCCACAACGCCAGATTGGCCGCGTCTTCCGCCACATGCCGCGACGGACGGCCCCGCCCCCGCCGAACCGTTCGGATCAGCCAGAGATCGAGAATGAACTCCAGCGCGCCCAGCAGCGCTCTGCCGATGAATTCCAACATGCAGGACCTCATTGCGCTAGGCAAGATAATCCTAGTCTAACACTTCCGTTTCCGCCATGACCGCCGCGGCGCAAACGAGTCTTATTGTCAGACGCGGGCGGCGTCATTTAATCTGCTCGGCACGACCTGACATTCCGCAACCATACGGTCGATACATAACGAGCAAAGACAAAGGAAATCGCCGCATGGACACCCATTCCCCGGAGCAGCACCGGCCACTGAACCGCCAGGACTGCAAGACGTTGTTCCTCGCCGCGCTGGGAGGCGCGCTGGAGTTCTACGACTTCATCATCTTCGTGTTTTTCGCCGTGGTGCTGGGCAAGCTGTTCTTCCCGCCATCCATGCCGGACTGGCTGAGCCAGCTGCAAACCTTCGGCATCTTCGCCGCCGGCTACCTGGCGCGGCCGCTGGGCGGCATCGTGATGGCCCATTTCGGCGACCTGATGGGCCGCAAGCGGATGTTCACGCTGAGCATCGTGCTGATGGCGCTTCCCACGCTGGCGATGGGGATGCTGCCCACCTACCACGATATCGGCATGGCCGCGCCGCTGCTGCTGTTGGCGATGCGCATCCTGCAGGGTGCGGCGATAGGCGGCGAAGTGCCGGGCGCCTGGGTGTTCGTCGCCGAGCACGCGCCGGCGCGCCACACCGGCTTCGCCTGCAGCGTGATCACCGCCGGCCTGACCATAGGCATCCTCCTGGGCTCGCTGATCGCCACCGCGATCAACCTGGCCTTCAGTCCGCAGCAGATCGCGGACTGGGCGTGGCGCGTGCCTTTCCTGGTGGGCGGCGTGTTCGGCCTGGTGGCGATGCAGCTGCGCCAGTGGCTGCACGAGACGCCGGTGTTCGCCGAGATGCAGGCGCGCAAGGCGCTGTCCGAGGAGCTGCCGCTGAAAACGGTGCTCAAGAAACACAAGGCCGCCGTCGCGCTGTCGATGTTCGTCACCTGGTTCCTGGCCATTTCCATCGTCGTCGCCATCCTGATGGCGCCGGCCTATCTGCAAAAGCAGTTCGGCCTGCCGGCGGTGGACACCTTGCGCGCCAACAGCCTGGCCATCGTCGCGCTGACGCTGGGCTGCCTGGTGGCCGGCGTGTCCAGCGACCGCCTGGGCAGCGGCCCCACCTTCATCGGCGGCAGCCTGCTGCTGGGCGCCAGCAGCTACGCCTTTTATTCGTCGATGGCGGCGCACGCCGGCCAGCTGTACACGCTCTACCCGCTGCTGGGCTTCAGCGTGGGCATCGTCGGCGCGGTGCCGCTGGTGATGGTGCGCGCCTTCCCCGCGCAGGTGCGCTTCTCCGGCCTGTCCTTCTCGTATAACGTGGCTTACGCCTTCGCCGGCGGCCTGACGCCCATCTTGCTGTCCATCTGGCTGAAGTACGACGCGCTGGCGCCGGCCTACTACCTGATGCTGCAATGCCTGATCGGCCTGCTGGTCGGCTGCTACCTGCTGTTCGCCGGCAAGCGGGCCGG
This genomic window from Chromobacterium phragmitis contains:
- a CDS encoding carbohydrate ABC transporter permease, with the translated sequence MTSTSTRNAWLFLSPALLLMGAFTFWPLLFGSYVAFTRYDLVSPPQWAGLDNFRYLLDDPVFIQALGNSLRYLLVVPAIQLAGIALAVLVNRALPGIKWFRAAFYLPVITTVSVVGIMWNWMYADYGVLNGAMHWLGALAPEREIGFLSDEDWALYSVMFVTFWRGIGYYMVLYLAGLQAIPAEMQEAARLDGADAWQRFWRITLPMLKPTILFCSLISTLDAIKAFEEVLVMTRGAPMNSTYTALYYAFHQGFNQLDFGRGSAAGLVLTLVCLLLAWLNFKLIRADHR
- a CDS encoding carbohydrate ABC transporter permease; the protein is MTAIALNRAAPRTLLRRLPDYLLLLALSFACVYPFLWTLGIAVGNGEQVFDFPPPLWPKDAGWRHFAAVWDAIPLGRFFWNSLWISGLTTLGTLAVSALAAFPLAKLRFRGRQLVFYAIIATLLLPSEINFISNYVTISRLGLDDSRLGVVLPSIAGAFGIYLMKHAFEEIPDEIVDAARMDGASDWQVFWRICLPLSRPYLATLGIFTLVWSWNVYVWPSVVLKTPDLYPLSVGVLYLKGAFATSTRMVAAGAVLTILPVLTVFALCQRYFMRGMDGAVK
- a CDS encoding MFS transporter yields the protein MDTHSPEQHRPLNRQDCKTLFLAALGGALEFYDFIIFVFFAVVLGKLFFPPSMPDWLSQLQTFGIFAAGYLARPLGGIVMAHFGDLMGRKRMFTLSIVLMALPTLAMGMLPTYHDIGMAAPLLLLAMRILQGAAIGGEVPGAWVFVAEHAPARHTGFACSVITAGLTIGILLGSLIATAINLAFSPQQIADWAWRVPFLVGGVFGLVAMQLRQWLHETPVFAEMQARKALSEELPLKTVLKKHKAAVALSMFVTWFLAISIVVAILMAPAYLQKQFGLPAVDTLRANSLAIVALTLGCLVAGVSSDRLGSGPTFIGGSLLLGASSYAFYSSMAAHAGQLYTLYPLLGFSVGIVGAVPLVMVRAFPAQVRFSGLSFSYNVAYAFAGGLTPILLSIWLKYDALAPAYYLMLQCLIGLLVGCYLLFAGKRAGSSALAQEG